In bacterium, one genomic interval encodes:
- a CDS encoding NUDIX hydrolase N-terminal domain-containing protein translates to MTGPPPSSPAGGSPAGGGTPHGDPVADPIGQPIDELELLRWSEALAGIARTGLGFTDSHYERERFEEVLAVAADIAAAAGRCCDPATQITEWIAAVGEGVPGYVTPKVAVGAVVSDDDGRVLLIRRADSGYWLYPTGWADVGYSSSEIAVKEVAEETGIDCEPVRLIAVLDSMRHGFTSVPTYSLVYHCRALGGELRAHPVECTGVGFFSQDDLPSPLAGPDIWVEHAFSSVRGEVTDVLFDAPREPLWRART, encoded by the coding sequence ATGACGGGCCCGCCGCCGAGCAGCCCCGCAGGGGGTTCCCCCGCGGGTGGCGGAACCCCGCACGGCGACCCCGTCGCCGACCCCATCGGCCAACCCATTGACGAACTGGAGTTGCTGCGCTGGAGCGAGGCGCTGGCCGGCATCGCCCGCACCGGCCTGGGGTTTACCGACAGCCACTACGAGCGCGAGCGGTTCGAGGAGGTGCTGGCCGTGGCCGCCGACATCGCCGCCGCGGCGGGCCGCTGCTGTGACCCTGCCACGCAGATCACCGAGTGGATCGCCGCGGTGGGCGAGGGAGTGCCCGGCTACGTCACCCCCAAAGTGGCCGTGGGCGCGGTCGTGAGCGACGACGACGGGAGGGTGCTGCTGATCCGCCGGGCGGACTCGGGGTACTGGCTGTACCCCACCGGCTGGGCCGACGTGGGCTACTCGTCCTCGGAGATCGCGGTCAAGGAGGTGGCGGAGGAGACCGGCATCGACTGCGAGCCGGTCCGGCTCATCGCGGTGCTCGACAGCATGCGCCACGGCTTCACGTCGGTGCCCACCTACTCCCTGGTGTACCACTGCCGGGCGCTGGGCGGGGAGTTGCGCGCCCACCCGGTGGAGTGCACCGGCGTGGGGTTCTTCTCACAGGACGACCTGCCGTCCCCGCTGGCCGGACCGGACATCTGGGTGGAGCACGCCTTCAGCTCGGTGCGCGGCGAGGTCACGGACGTCCTCTTCGACGCTCCCCGGGAGCCGCTCTGGCGCGCCCGGACCTGA
- a CDS encoding [protein-PII] uridylyltransferase encodes MTAPTAAAGIRPLDRQRIIADRRLAGAVFCRAYSRRVDEWLAEVYRGAGGPERGVALIAVGGYGRSELSPESDLDLLLLYERGQDVTELAGELWYPVWNEGLKLGHAVRTVPETLQLASDDLDTATSLLSARCVAGDPSLAERLVGGARDQWSRRARRWLPQLASDARWREFEHGEVAFRLQPDLKESTGGMRDLQALRYVALARPDLADPDSTMVRGAHETLLAARVELHRATGNARNLLTLEVQADVAAALGHTTVEDFMTAVAAAGRTVGWVADEAWAGVEHWTAPRGMRRRRPAVTTLEAGVQIRHDRNELRLTPEVSVSGDALLPLRVAVAAAGRGTRIERDSLLRLGAEMTPLGDPWPAGARELFVELLACGRNAIPIIEALDQAGAVVKILPEWETCRSRLQRNDYHRFTVDRHLCETAAQAADMIAGGEVSVRRRDLLLVASLLHDLGKGYPGDHTTVGMELMDVIGRRMGFDADDVATLVRLVELHLLLPDVAIRRDIDEISTVQRVAEQVGSVEMLQLLAALTEADAISTGPSVWTRWKADLVRGLVRRTENYLRGGVLGGEPDAFPTPEVSEAMAVGTELLEVSERQLIVVVPSAPTVLGAVAGAISLNGLNVLSAAVHTAAGMTALAVFVEPPPGVGLEWPPVLADVRAALAGELVPGERLARWAHAASGAGDPLAPEPVTESYVKFDNEISSVTVIEVAAPDSLGLLHWITEALVRSGLHIGQAKVQTLGDHVVDSFYVHDGSGGRITDPERLERIAAAVREAAGIAPAP; translated from the coding sequence ATGACCGCACCCACCGCCGCCGCCGGCATACGCCCCCTCGACCGGCAGCGGATCATCGCCGACCGGCGCCTGGCGGGGGCTGTGTTCTGCCGTGCCTACAGCCGCCGCGTGGACGAGTGGCTGGCAGAGGTGTACCGCGGCGCCGGCGGTCCCGAGCGGGGTGTGGCGCTGATCGCCGTCGGCGGGTACGGCCGCTCCGAGCTGAGCCCCGAGAGCGACCTCGACCTGTTGTTGCTGTACGAGCGGGGCCAGGACGTCACCGAGTTGGCAGGCGAGCTGTGGTACCCCGTGTGGAACGAGGGCCTGAAGCTCGGCCACGCCGTGCGCACCGTGCCCGAGACGCTGCAGCTGGCGTCGGACGATCTCGACACGGCCACGTCGCTGCTGTCGGCGCGTTGCGTGGCCGGCGATCCGAGCCTCGCCGAGCGCCTCGTCGGAGGCGCCCGCGACCAGTGGTCCCGCCGGGCTCGCCGCTGGCTGCCCCAGCTGGCCTCCGACGCCCGCTGGCGGGAGTTCGAGCACGGGGAGGTCGCCTTCCGGCTGCAGCCCGACCTGAAGGAGTCCACCGGCGGCATGCGCGACCTGCAGGCGCTGCGCTACGTGGCGCTGGCTCGGCCCGACCTCGCCGATCCCGACAGCACGATGGTGCGCGGCGCCCACGAGACCCTGCTGGCCGCCCGCGTCGAGCTGCACCGCGCCACCGGCAACGCCCGCAACCTGCTCACCCTGGAGGTGCAGGCCGACGTGGCTGCCGCGCTCGGTCACACCACGGTGGAGGACTTCATGACCGCGGTGGCGGCGGCGGGACGCACGGTCGGCTGGGTGGCCGACGAGGCCTGGGCGGGTGTCGAGCACTGGACGGCGCCGCGCGGGATGCGCCGCCGTCGCCCCGCGGTCACGACCCTCGAGGCGGGTGTCCAGATCCGCCACGACCGCAACGAGCTGCGCCTGACGCCGGAGGTGTCGGTGAGCGGCGATGCGCTGCTGCCCCTGCGGGTGGCGGTGGCGGCGGCGGGCCGCGGCACCCGCATCGAGCGCGACTCCCTGCTGCGGCTCGGCGCCGAGATGACGCCGCTCGGCGACCCCTGGCCGGCCGGCGCCCGGGAGCTGTTCGTGGAGTTGCTGGCCTGCGGGCGCAACGCCATCCCCATCATCGAGGCGCTCGACCAGGCGGGCGCCGTGGTCAAGATCCTGCCCGAGTGGGAGACCTGCCGGAGCCGCCTGCAACGCAACGACTACCACCGCTTCACCGTGGACCGCCACCTCTGCGAGACGGCCGCCCAGGCCGCCGACATGATCGCCGGCGGCGAGGTGAGCGTGCGCCGCCGGGATCTGCTGCTGGTGGCGTCCCTGCTGCACGACCTCGGCAAGGGCTACCCCGGCGATCACACCACCGTCGGCATGGAGCTCATGGACGTCATCGGCCGCCGCATGGGCTTCGACGCCGACGACGTGGCCACGCTCGTGCGGCTCGTGGAACTCCACCTGCTGCTGCCCGACGTGGCCATCCGGCGCGACATCGACGAGATCAGCACGGTGCAGCGGGTGGCCGAGCAGGTGGGCAGCGTCGAGATGCTGCAACTGCTCGCAGCCCTGACCGAGGCCGATGCGATCTCCACGGGCCCATCGGTGTGGACCCGCTGGAAGGCCGACCTCGTGCGGGGGCTGGTGCGCCGCACCGAGAACTACCTCCGCGGCGGCGTGCTCGGCGGCGAACCGGACGCGTTCCCCACCCCCGAGGTGAGCGAGGCCATGGCGGTCGGGACCGAGCTGCTGGAGGTCTCCGAGCGGCAACTGATCGTGGTCGTGCCGAGCGCGCCGACGGTGCTGGGCGCGGTCGCCGGAGCGATCAGCCTCAACGGTCTGAACGTCCTCTCCGCGGCGGTGCACACCGCCGCCGGCATGACGGCGCTCGCGGTGTTCGTGGAGCCGCCGCCGGGAGTGGGGTTGGAGTGGCCGCCGGTGCTGGCCGACGTGCGCGCCGCGCTCGCCGGCGAGTTGGTGCCCGGCGAGCGGCTGGCCCGCTGGGCGCACGCCGCCTCGGGTGCCGGCGATCCGCTGGCTCCCGAGCCGGTGACCGAGTCCTACGTGAAGTTCGACAACGAGATCTCCTCGGTGACGGTGATCGAGGTGGCGGCACCCGACAGCCTCGGCCTGCTCCACTGGATCACCGAGGCGCTGGTGCGCTCCGGCCTGCACATCGGGCAGGCGAAGGTGCAGACCCTGGGCGACCACGTCGTGGACTCCTTCTACGTGCACGACGGCAGCGGCGGCAGGATCACCGACCCGGAGCGGCTCGAGCGGATCGCCGCGGCGGTGCGCGAGGCGGCGGGCATCGCGCCGGCGCCATGA